From one Triticum urartu cultivar G1812 chromosome 3, Tu2.1, whole genome shotgun sequence genomic stretch:
- the LOC125548756 gene encoding protein LURP-one-related 8-like encodes MAKVHPNMVPAPGAVDQAPCAPASSTEEPTTLTVWRKSLLFDCKGFTVFDAKGNLAYRVDSYASESGDEVVLMDAAGRPAFTVRRKRFTLQGEQWLVFSGEETRKPVYTVRRSGRGKTSAHVTACAGAGAGPSYEVEGSYARRSCVVYDGERRAVAEIRPKEVVGTDVFRLVVQPGVGVSLAMAVVVALEQMFARPSLLRSWSTID; translated from the coding sequence ATGGCGAAGGTTCACCCTAACATGGTGCCCGCGCCGGGCGCCGTCGACCAGGCGCCGTGCGCGCCGGCCAGCTCCACTGAGGAGCCGACGACGCTGACGGTGTGGCGCAAGTCGCTGCTGTTCGACTGCAAGGGGTTCACGGTGTTCGACGCCAAGGGCAACCTGGCCTACCGCGTCGACAGCTACGCCTCCGAGAGCGGTGACGAGGTCGTCCTCATGGACGCCGCCGGCCGCCCCGCCTTCACCGTCCGCCGCAAGCGGTTCACCCTGCAGGGCGAGCAGTGGCTCGTCTTCTCCGGCGAGGAGACGCGGAAGCCCGTGTACACAGTCAGGCGCAGCGGCCGCGGCAAGACGTCGGCCCACGTGACTGCGTGCGCGGGCGCCGGAGCCGGGCCGTCGTACGAGGTAGAAGGGTCGTACGCGCGGCGGAGCTGCGTGGTGTACGACGGCGAGCGGCGCGCGGTGGCGGAGATCAGGCCCAAGGAGGTGGTCGGCACAGACGTTTTCCGGCTGGTCGTGCAGCCCGGAGTCGGCGTGTCGCTGGCCATGGCCGTGGTGGTGGCGCTCGAGCAGATGTTCGCCAGGCCGTCGCTGCTCAGGAGCTGGTCCACCATAGATTAG